A DNA window from Halomicrobium mukohataei DSM 12286 contains the following coding sequences:
- a CDS encoding heavy-metal-associated domain-containing protein — MSKFIIDVDGMVCRNCEEMVEEEIANQCCIETVAADAPADEVAVAGPVSAIESVVETIESLGYTVED, encoded by the coding sequence ATGTCGAAGTTCATCATCGACGTCGACGGAATGGTCTGTCGGAACTGTGAGGAAATGGTCGAGGAAGAGATCGCTAACCAGTGCTGTATCGAGACGGTCGCGGCCGACGCACCGGCCGACGAGGTGGCCGTCGCGGGGCCGGTCAGTGCCATCGAATCGGTCGTCGAGACGATCGAGTCACTCGGCTACACTGTCGAGGACTGA
- a CDS encoding metal-dependent hydrolase, producing MNKRGHVLNAALLSIGLGYVLEPSGDVETFVTIAEVSVPIVLGALFPDVDTAFGRHRKTLHNLPVLAVFLAYPIYFSNLQWVWLGVVTHYALDYFGSRRGIALFYPLSDQEYGSPTGVTTSSDRAEIVTVVVTAFEVVVAIVLVHVLPQYVPTEAMQIVGLAAA from the coding sequence ATGAACAAACGCGGGCACGTGTTGAACGCGGCCCTGTTGAGTATCGGTCTGGGCTACGTCCTCGAACCCTCCGGCGACGTAGAGACGTTCGTGACGATCGCCGAGGTGTCCGTGCCGATCGTCCTCGGCGCGCTCTTTCCCGACGTGGACACCGCCTTCGGCCGCCACCGCAAGACGCTGCACAACCTCCCGGTGCTCGCGGTCTTCCTCGCGTACCCGATCTACTTCTCGAACCTCCAGTGGGTCTGGCTCGGCGTCGTCACCCACTACGCGCTGGACTACTTCGGCTCTCGGCGGGGGATCGCGCTGTTCTATCCGCTGTCGGACCAGGAGTACGGATCGCCCACCGGCGTCACCACCTCCAGCGACCGCGCCGAGATCGTCACCGTCGTGGTGACCGCCTTCGAGGTCGTCGTCGCGATCGTCCTCGTCCACGTCCTCCCGCAGTACGTACCGACCGAGGCGATGCAGATCGTCGGCCTGGCGGCCGCTTAG
- the mobA gene encoding molybdenum cofactor guanylyltransferase gives MQSGVVVAGGRSTRFGDGDKALADLAGTPMVRRVADRLARVVDELVVNCRADQRRDVAAALDGLDVPVSFALDPVPDRGPLAGIETGLDAVAGEYAAVVACDMPFVEPALVAHLFERAAGHDGAVPQPDEWLQTTQAVYHADAMADACRRALDDGQRRVAVTLDALDVAVIDRDEIERHATMATFENLNTREAFEAARDRL, from the coding sequence ATGCAGAGTGGCGTCGTCGTCGCTGGCGGGCGCTCGACGCGCTTTGGCGACGGAGACAAGGCGCTGGCCGACCTCGCGGGGACACCGATGGTTCGACGGGTCGCCGACCGTCTCGCGCGGGTCGTCGACGAGCTGGTGGTCAACTGCCGCGCGGACCAGCGTCGGGACGTGGCGGCGGCCCTCGACGGCCTCGACGTGCCGGTCTCGTTCGCGCTGGATCCCGTCCCGGATCGCGGCCCGCTGGCCGGGATCGAGACGGGACTCGACGCGGTCGCGGGAGAGTACGCCGCCGTCGTCGCCTGCGATATGCCGTTCGTCGAGCCCGCTCTGGTCGCACACCTCTTCGAACGGGCGGCGGGCCACGACGGTGCCGTCCCACAGCCCGACGAGTGGCTCCAGACGACACAGGCGGTCTATCACGCCGACGCGATGGCCGACGCCTGCCGGCGGGCGCTCGACGACGGCCAGCGTCGCGTGGCCGTCACACTGGACGCGCTCGACGTCGCAGTGATCGACCGCGACGAGATCGAACGCCACGCGACGATGGCGACCTTCGAGAACCTCAACACGCGCGAGGCGTTCGAAGCCGCGCGGGACCGCCTCTGA
- a CDS encoding CinA family protein: MPDDTDGGIEARVGETLRETDATVAVAESCTGGLIGSLLTDVPGSSDYFDRSVVTYSYDAKRDLLAVDREVLDAAGAVSEPVARQMARGVRDTADTTWGVATTGVAGPSGGTEETPVGTAYVGVAYAAPWGTGDSSTAVERYEFDGDRTTVKREIARQALSDLRDAVQRRA, encoded by the coding sequence ATGCCAGACGACACTGACGGCGGGATCGAGGCCCGCGTCGGCGAGACACTGCGCGAGACCGACGCGACCGTCGCCGTCGCGGAGTCCTGCACCGGCGGCCTGATCGGCTCGCTGCTGACCGACGTGCCGGGGTCGAGTGACTACTTCGATCGCTCGGTCGTCACGTACTCCTACGACGCCAAGCGGGACCTGCTGGCGGTCGACCGCGAGGTCCTCGACGCGGCCGGCGCGGTCAGCGAGCCGGTCGCCCGCCAGATGGCTCGCGGCGTCAGAGACACCGCCGACACGACGTGGGGCGTCGCGACCACCGGCGTCGCCGGTCCATCGGGCGGGACCGAGGAGACCCCGGTCGGCACCGCCTACGTCGGCGTCGCCTACGCCGCACCGTGGGGGACGGGGGACTCGTCGACAGCGGTCGAGCGCTACGAGTTCGACGGCGATCGGACGACGGTCAAACGCGAGATCGCCAGACAGGCCCTCTCGGACCTCAGGGACGCGGTCCAGAGACGAGCCTGA
- a CDS encoding DUF2182 domain-containing protein, with translation MTRTITEFLSRIDDDQRHATTGALAAAVALWVALFAGWVPMPTPPSTRGMTDPGALEAGALADGAIGVATYLLSWGVMMAAMMYPAMVPAIRHYDRQLTERPTIALSGFLLSYSVVWTVIGTVPLLFEALVGIATVVTGAPNLVVGGTLLLIGGYQFTDAKRRALGNCCAPAQMGSKEPQQAIRDGFVAGRDCATTTWPFFLLLVLVGTMDPFWMVTVTGFVVVERLPPWNEELIAAIGTLSAVAGVLVLLPIGLPFP, from the coding sequence ATGACCAGAACAATCACCGAGTTCCTGTCACGTATCGACGACGATCAACGCCACGCCACGACCGGCGCGCTCGCGGCCGCAGTCGCCCTGTGGGTCGCCCTGTTCGCCGGGTGGGTGCCGATGCCGACACCGCCCTCGACCCGTGGCATGACCGACCCGGGCGCACTCGAAGCGGGTGCGCTGGCCGACGGGGCGATCGGTGTCGCCACGTACCTGCTCTCGTGGGGCGTGATGATGGCGGCGATGATGTATCCCGCGATGGTGCCGGCGATCAGGCACTACGACCGTCAACTGACCGAGCGGCCGACGATTGCACTCTCGGGCTTCCTCTTGAGCTACAGCGTGGTGTGGACGGTCATCGGGACTGTTCCGCTGCTGTTCGAGGCGCTGGTCGGGATCGCCACCGTCGTCACTGGAGCTCCGAACCTCGTCGTGGGGGGTACCCTGCTGTTGATCGGTGGGTACCAGTTTACCGACGCCAAGCGGCGCGCTCTCGGGAACTGCTGTGCTCCGGCCCAGATGGGTTCAAAAGAGCCACAACAGGCGATTCGTGACGGATTCGTGGCCGGACGCGACTGTGCCACGACGACCTGGCCGTTTTTCCTGCTCCTGGTGCTGGTCGGGACGATGGACCCGTTCTGGATGGTCACGGTGACGGGATTCGTCGTGGTCGAACGGTTGCCCCCGTGGAACGAGGAACTGATCGCGGCGATCGGCACGCTCTCGGCGGTTGCTGGCGTCCTCGTGTTGTTGCCGATCGGACTCCCCTTCCCATGA
- a CDS encoding beta propeller repeat protein produces MIDEHNVGRRQFLVGLGAAGTTLAGCQTTQQTPHGWIDVDTPTRMGLTDAVMSVDGPFAVGESGLVLTRNGDAWEAVVSDGPTGGENPLAAVDATDDGRYLWLCGSSGVVGRYDVRGGSVTDLSAPRQKTSSWTDVAVSGRANGETVYLINSSGELLTGHWSNGRVRWRETVTKPTGGESASAVDVADGTVYVVDTGGTVVRNSGSRWTPIGIRGAEGGLTDIAAIDGNHADATADDGSIFVYNGYNWLQLHASEKTLHAVDRMGGRGLAVGNSGDIFALEENNWTKEPTDTPKTLQGCALGRDTYSDVAVGSDGTILERFG; encoded by the coding sequence ATGATCGACGAGCACAACGTCGGCCGACGACAGTTTCTGGTCGGCCTCGGAGCTGCCGGCACGACACTGGCTGGGTGTCAGACGACCCAACAGACACCACACGGGTGGATCGACGTCGACACACCGACGCGGATGGGGCTCACGGACGCTGTGATGAGCGTCGACGGTCCTTTCGCCGTCGGTGAGAGCGGACTCGTCCTGACGCGGAACGGCGACGCGTGGGAGGCGGTCGTCTCAGACGGGCCGACTGGCGGCGAAAACCCACTCGCTGCCGTCGACGCGACCGACGACGGTCGGTATCTCTGGCTCTGTGGTTCCAGCGGCGTGGTCGGCCGGTACGACGTTCGTGGCGGCAGTGTGACCGACCTCAGTGCGCCGAGACAAAAGACCAGTAGCTGGACGGACGTAGCCGTCAGCGGTCGCGCCAACGGCGAGACCGTCTATCTCATAAACAGTTCGGGCGAGCTGCTCACCGGCCACTGGTCGAACGGACGGGTCCGCTGGCGCGAGACGGTCACGAAGCCGACCGGTGGCGAGAGTGCGTCGGCGGTAGACGTAGCTGACGGGACCGTCTACGTCGTCGACACCGGTGGCACGGTCGTCCGCAACAGCGGCAGTCGCTGGACACCGATCGGCATTCGTGGTGCGGAAGGTGGATTGACTGATATTGCCGCCATCGACGGGAACCACGCCGACGCGACTGCGGACGACGGTTCCATCTTCGTCTACAACGGCTACAACTGGCTCCAGTTACACGCGAGCGAGAAGACACTCCACGCCGTCGATCGGATGGGCGGTCGCGGCCTCGCCGTGGGCAACAGCGGCGACATCTTCGCGCTCGAAGAGAACAACTGGACCAAAGAGCCCACGGACACTCCCAAGACCTTACAGGGTTGTGCGCTGGGTCGTGACACTTACTCCGACGTGGCCGTCGGAAGCGACGGGACGATCCTCGAACGGTTCGGCTGA
- a CDS encoding TIGR00341 family protein, with the protein MAREDLRVVRVLTLTDNARHRVTEVLEENELDYVLTEEVDAGTETAAIEFPLPTQTVEHIQTKLRELDIDDELYTVVIEPEAVVSDRLGRGENPYHEVKGLGYQGVARGELVSKASNMVPDQVIYLLMTAISAIVATAGVLLNSLPVLVGAMVIAPLIGPVMATSVATVLDAPRLYTKSVRYQLTGAVVALISAVGFAFLVRYSSIVSDFPEVRTLLEVSSHTAPNFLLIVVALGAGFAGALSLSTSGTMDLVGVMIAAAVMPPIGVIGVGVAWARPAAIVGEVAVVLVNILSMTLASIISLWYLGYHPESMADMRRARSMMLRRLAVLCAAVVALALVLAQVEMGNVQGVPVI; encoded by the coding sequence ATGGCCCGAGAGGATTTGCGAGTCGTCCGGGTTCTCACCCTGACGGACAACGCCCGCCACCGCGTCACCGAGGTACTGGAAGAGAACGAACTCGACTACGTGCTGACCGAGGAGGTCGACGCCGGAACGGAGACCGCAGCCATCGAGTTCCCACTCCCGACACAGACGGTCGAACACATCCAGACCAAGCTCAGGGAACTCGACATCGACGACGAGCTGTACACCGTCGTGATCGAGCCCGAGGCAGTGGTCTCAGACCGACTCGGGCGGGGCGAGAACCCGTACCACGAGGTCAAGGGGCTCGGCTATCAGGGAGTCGCGCGGGGGGAACTCGTCTCGAAGGCCTCGAACATGGTCCCGGATCAGGTAATCTACCTGTTGATGACTGCGATCAGCGCCATCGTCGCGACGGCCGGTGTGTTGCTGAACTCCCTGCCGGTGCTCGTCGGCGCGATGGTCATCGCCCCGCTGATCGGCCCGGTGATGGCGACGAGTGTTGCGACGGTCCTCGATGCACCCCGACTCTACACGAAGAGTGTCAGGTACCAGCTGACCGGTGCCGTCGTCGCGCTCATCAGTGCCGTTGGCTTTGCCTTCTTGGTCCGGTACTCGTCGATCGTCTCCGACTTCCCGGAGGTCCGGACGCTGCTGGAAGTGAGTAGCCACACGGCCCCCAACTTCCTCTTGATCGTCGTGGCCCTGGGAGCCGGTTTCGCGGGCGCGCTGAGTCTCTCGACGAGCGGGACGATGGACCTCGTCGGCGTGATGATCGCTGCGGCCGTGATGCCACCGATCGGCGTGATCGGTGTCGGCGTGGCCTGGGCTCGCCCCGCAGCGATCGTCGGCGAAGTGGCCGTCGTGCTGGTCAACATCCTCTCGATGACCCTGGCTTCTATTATCAGCCTCTGGTACCTCGGCTACCACCCCGAGAGCATGGCCGACATGCGCCGTGCACGGAGTATGATGCTCCGTCGACTGGCAGTACTCTGTGCCGCGGTCGTGGCGCTCGCACTGGTGTTGGCGCAGGTGGAGATGGGCAACGTTCAGGGGGTGCCGGTGATATGA
- a CDS encoding M24 family metallopeptidase, producing MPTTLPASEFRDRLANVRDRLAAADADGAVWFDATSIEYLTGFHHIQTERPVALVVTDGRVEITVPRLEVERVEPNPRIDAVHSYFDYPGGEPIATVAEAIAELGVETVLTDSDGAPGVMGYEGPALSEFLDVTEHDGWVAGMREAKSDAEVALIEESARWANLGHRHLADLTEPGAHPATVSQRASLQASRAMLDTLGSEYAVRTRADGPVHAGYISGSETALPHGHTPNERLATGDVLVTGATANVDGYYAELERTMFVGEVGDEQTHYFELMVEAQDVAFEAMGPGVSVSHVDQAVWDYFEEQGVADLARHHVGHNIGMDGHEPPYIDRGNDAEMRPGHVYTIEPGLYTDEAGYRHSDTVAITADGIERLTYYPRDLESNVVRE from the coding sequence ATGCCGACAACACTTCCGGCGAGCGAGTTCCGCGATCGCCTCGCGAACGTCCGCGACCGGCTGGCGGCGGCCGACGCCGACGGTGCCGTCTGGTTCGACGCGACGAGCATCGAGTATCTGACCGGCTTTCATCACATCCAGACCGAGCGCCCGGTCGCGCTGGTCGTCACCGACGGGCGCGTCGAGATCACCGTGCCCCGACTCGAAGTCGAGCGCGTCGAGCCCAACCCCCGGATCGACGCCGTCCACAGCTACTTCGACTACCCCGGCGGCGAGCCGATCGCGACGGTCGCCGAGGCGATCGCGGAACTCGGCGTCGAGACGGTCCTTACAGACAGCGACGGCGCGCCGGGCGTGATGGGCTACGAGGGGCCGGCGCTGAGCGAGTTCCTCGACGTGACCGAACACGACGGCTGGGTGGCCGGGATGCGCGAGGCAAAGAGCGACGCCGAAGTCGCCCTCATCGAGGAGTCCGCGCGGTGGGCGAACCTCGGGCACCGCCACCTCGCAGACCTCACCGAGCCGGGGGCGCATCCGGCGACGGTCAGCCAGCGGGCGTCGCTTCAGGCGTCACGGGCCATGCTGGACACGCTCGGCTCCGAGTACGCCGTCCGAACCAGGGCCGACGGTCCGGTCCACGCCGGCTACATCAGCGGCTCGGAGACGGCGCTCCCGCACGGCCACACGCCCAACGAGCGGCTCGCGACCGGAGACGTGCTCGTCACGGGCGCGACGGCCAACGTCGACGGCTACTACGCCGAACTCGAACGGACGATGTTCGTCGGCGAAGTCGGCGACGAGCAGACCCACTACTTCGAACTGATGGTCGAAGCCCAGGACGTGGCCTTCGAGGCGATGGGCCCCGGCGTCTCGGTCAGCCACGTCGACCAGGCGGTGTGGGACTACTTCGAGGAGCAGGGCGTCGCCGACCTCGCGCGCCACCACGTGGGTCACAACATCGGGATGGACGGCCACGAACCGCCCTACATCGATCGGGGCAACGACGCCGAGATGCGGCCGGGCCACGTCTACACGATCGAGCCGGGCCTCTACACCGACGAGGCCGGCTACCGCCACTCGGACACCGTCGCGATCACGGCAGACGGGATCGAGCGACTCACCTACTACCCGCGGGACCTCGAATCGAACGTCGTCAGGGAGTGA
- a CDS encoding PHP-associated domain-containing protein — protein sequence MHVKVLDERVVERAKARGLDVLVYAPHFTRLPEIESRAAQYSDDELTVVPARELFTGNWQQRRHVLAVGLSDPVPDFLTLEGTMEELKRQDAAALVPHPGFLNVSLTREEIRAHRDRIDAVEVYNPKHWPHHNRRAKALASDFGIEPFTSSYAHVRGTVGEAWVEFDRDIDDGAALVRALRAEAPRRVFHRDGLAHRLRCGVEFCHLGYENSWSKVDRLLLQGTEPTHPNHVAYGGRFDDVKVY from the coding sequence ATGCACGTGAAAGTGCTCGACGAACGCGTCGTCGAGCGGGCGAAAGCGCGCGGACTGGACGTACTCGTCTACGCACCGCACTTCACACGACTCCCCGAGATCGAATCCCGAGCGGCGCAGTACTCCGACGACGAGCTGACGGTCGTCCCGGCAAGAGAGCTATTCACCGGCAACTGGCAACAGCGCCGCCACGTCCTCGCCGTCGGGCTCTCCGATCCGGTGCCCGACTTTCTCACGCTAGAGGGGACGATGGAGGAACTGAAGCGTCAGGATGCCGCCGCGCTCGTTCCCCATCCCGGCTTTCTCAACGTCAGTCTCACGCGCGAGGAGATCAGGGCACACCGCGACCGGATCGACGCCGTCGAGGTGTACAACCCGAAACACTGGCCCCACCACAACCGCCGGGCGAAGGCCCTGGCGAGTGACTTCGGTATCGAGCCGTTCACGTCGTCGTACGCCCACGTCAGGGGCACCGTCGGCGAGGCCTGGGTCGAATTCGACCGCGATATCGACGACGGCGCGGCGCTCGTCCGCGCGCTCAGAGCGGAGGCTCCCAGACGGGTGTTCCATCGAGACGGGCTCGCGCATCGGCTCCGCTGTGGCGTGGAGTTTTGCCACCTCGGCTACGAGAACAGCTGGTCGAAAGTCGATCGCCTCCTGTTGCAGGGGACGGAGCCGACTCACCCGAACCACGTCGCCTACGGCGGTCGGTTCGACGACGTGAAGGTGTACTAA
- a CDS encoding permease, with amino-acid sequence MYIDTLRTAVALTAEMAWDSWWALVLGLTLSGAVEVFVDRQTMTAVLGGDGVREVSLGALFGAASSSCSYSAVGTTKTLFKKGASAPASLGAFMFASTDLVIELGLAMWVLLGWQFVVGEYLGGVVAVVVMVLAFTHVVPEAWIERARAHVRRNDEETCPTCDATITDPENATRERVGGDLGTYCCGGCLQVARAQSDDEGGAVLTVQSLRSVARATIKDWEMIGRDLVLGFVIAGVVGAAVPQAWWTALFGSQSTFVGVLTNTVVAVLIGILTFMCSVGNVPFALVLWRNGLPFGGVLSFIYADLLIPPLLSLYRRYYGWRMAATLFVTLATAAIVAGVVSHYVLNGLGIVPRQGTVGGTLSGEYTTILNLVFTPIFLAEVVGAYGRETVADRLSDGVSAIRSVVQFATVALSVAYLAFVFGLFAIGGWLSAARTRVRTHTDTADTAGLETLPTPLHDDDRWTRLSAYLERGWALLRRAIVPLTVVARRLWLLVVSAAARLGRWWRWLTHRFRNALERRS; translated from the coding sequence ATGTACATCGACACACTACGGACGGCGGTTGCACTCACGGCCGAGATGGCCTGGGACTCCTGGTGGGCTCTCGTCCTCGGATTGACGCTGTCGGGCGCTGTCGAGGTGTTCGTCGACAGACAGACGATGACGGCAGTCCTCGGCGGTGACGGCGTTCGCGAGGTGTCGCTGGGGGCACTGTTCGGAGCGGCGTCGTCGAGTTGCTCGTATTCGGCGGTCGGGACCACAAAGACCCTGTTCAAGAAGGGCGCTTCGGCACCGGCCTCGCTCGGCGCGTTCATGTTCGCCAGCACGGATCTGGTGATCGAACTCGGCCTCGCCATGTGGGTCCTGCTGGGCTGGCAGTTCGTCGTCGGCGAGTACCTCGGCGGCGTCGTTGCCGTGGTCGTGATGGTGCTGGCGTTTACGCACGTCGTCCCGGAGGCGTGGATCGAGCGCGCACGAGCCCACGTTCGGCGCAACGACGAGGAGACCTGTCCGACCTGTGATGCGACGATCACCGATCCCGAAAACGCAACGAGAGAGCGTGTCGGTGGCGATCTCGGGACCTACTGCTGTGGCGGCTGCCTCCAAGTCGCTCGGGCACAGAGCGACGACGAGGGCGGGGCGGTCCTGACCGTACAGAGTCTGCGCAGCGTCGCGCGAGCTACGATCAAAGATTGGGAGATGATTGGCCGCGATCTCGTTTTGGGGTTCGTGATCGCCGGCGTCGTCGGTGCGGCGGTGCCCCAGGCGTGGTGGACGGCGCTGTTTGGCAGTCAGTCGACGTTCGTCGGTGTCCTCACTAACACCGTCGTCGCGGTCCTGATCGGTATCCTGACGTTCATGTGTTCGGTCGGCAACGTCCCGTTCGCACTGGTCCTGTGGCGCAACGGCCTCCCCTTCGGCGGTGTCTTGTCGTTCATCTACGCCGACCTCCTGATCCCGCCGCTGCTCAGTCTCTACCGGCGATACTACGGCTGGCGTATGGCTGCGACACTGTTCGTGACACTGGCGACCGCCGCGATCGTCGCTGGAGTCGTTAGTCACTACGTGCTGAACGGTCTCGGAATCGTCCCACGGCAAGGGACCGTCGGCGGGACCCTCTCGGGCGAGTATACGACGATACTGAACCTCGTGTTCACGCCGATCTTTCTGGCCGAAGTCGTCGGTGCCTACGGGCGAGAGACTGTCGCCGATCGTCTCTCTGACGGCGTCAGCGCGATCCGATCTGTCGTCCAGTTCGCCACGGTCGCACTTTCCGTGGCATACCTCGCCTTCGTCTTCGGACTGTTCGCGATCGGCGGGTGGCTCTCGGCCGCGAGGACACGAGTCCGGACACACACCGACACTGCAGACACCGCCGGCCTCGAGACGCTTCCGACCCCACTCCACGACGACGACCGCTGGACGCGACTGTCCGCCTACCTCGAACGAGGCTGGGCACTCCTCCGGCGTGCGATCGTCCCACTCACGGTGGTCGCCCGCCGGCTGTGGCTGCTCGTCGTCTCCGCCGCCGCACGTCTCGGTCGCTGGTGGCGGTGGCTCACACACCGATTCCGGAACGCCCTCGAACGGAGGTCCTGA
- a CDS encoding pyridoxal phosphate-dependent aminotransferase has protein sequence MDYQTPRFFRVVQYARRADRDVIDMVSGSPDWDPPAGIRDGLREYADFPADDFQYLPSDGLPELREHVAARRGVDRDRVIVTNGAGEANHLAMFGGLERFGGNEILLTDPVFPYYAGRAHFLDADVGFVPVEDRGHLDPERVRERASEETAVIVVNTPNNPTGAVYDADVMERLVEIAEVNDALLVSDEVYDHFDYTGRFSSAVEIDSPNVVATNSFSKAMAITGLRVGYAIFPPEDGPTGDLLERARTRHMLTNVTGSRPAQYAVLRALKTTGPEYYADIRDRLRERIDTFCETLEAAGAEYDRPEGGFYVMARFEDYDGSFDHAYELIDEAGVAGMPGQAFGDSRSEWFRFALMTPRVDEAADRLAAFFSR, from the coding sequence ATGGACTATCAAACGCCCCGGTTCTTCCGGGTGGTCCAGTACGCGCGGCGCGCCGATCGAGACGTGATCGACATGGTGTCCGGAAGCCCGGACTGGGACCCGCCCGCAGGTATTCGCGACGGCCTTCGGGAGTACGCCGACTTCCCGGCCGACGACTTCCAGTACCTGCCGAGCGACGGGCTCCCGGAGCTACGCGAGCACGTCGCCGCCCGGCGCGGAGTCGACCGCGACCGCGTCATCGTCACCAACGGAGCCGGCGAAGCCAACCACCTCGCGATGTTCGGCGGTCTCGAACGGTTCGGCGGCAACGAGATACTGCTGACCGATCCGGTCTTTCCCTACTACGCCGGGCGAGCGCACTTCCTCGACGCCGATGTCGGGTTCGTACCGGTCGAGGATCGAGGCCACCTCGATCCCGAGCGCGTCCGAGAACGGGCCAGCGAGGAGACGGCGGTGATCGTCGTCAACACGCCCAACAACCCGACGGGTGCGGTGTACGACGCCGACGTGATGGAACGGCTCGTCGAGATCGCCGAAGTGAACGACGCCCTGCTGGTCTCGGACGAGGTGTACGACCACTTCGACTACACCGGCCGGTTCAGTTCGGCCGTCGAAATCGACTCGCCCAACGTCGTCGCCACCAACTCCTTCTCGAAGGCGATGGCGATTACCGGCCTGCGGGTCGGGTACGCCATCTTCCCGCCAGAGGACGGGCCGACCGGCGACCTGCTCGAACGAGCGCGAACGCGACACATGCTCACGAACGTCACCGGCTCGCGCCCGGCACAGTACGCCGTCCTGCGGGCGCTCAAGACGACTGGGCCCGAGTACTACGCCGACATCCGAGATCGGCTCCGCGAGCGGATCGACACGTTCTGTGAGACACTGGAAGCTGCCGGAGCGGAGTACGACCGCCCCGAGGGCGGGTTCTACGTGATGGCCCGCTTCGAGGACTACGACGGAAGCTTCGACCACGCCTACGAACTGATCGACGAGGCCGGCGTCGCGGGAATGCCCGGCCAGGCCTTCGGCGACTCGCGCAGCGAGTGGTTCCGCTTCGCGCTGATGACACCCCGCGTCGACGAGGCGGCCGACCGACTCGCGGCGTTTTTCTCCCGATAG